The genomic DNA ACGATCGAATCTCCTAACTTCACGATCAATTTTCCTGAACTCAGAATATTCTCCCCTGAAGTAGAAAGGGCAGTGGTGGAAAAATCCAAAACGACATTTTGTAGATCGTAAAGTTTTGCTCCAGGAATAATAAACTCAGAAGAAATATCGCAACCACCGTTTTGGAATAAAAGTAAACTATCTCTGGATTCGTTTAGAAGAGTTTGTTTATCTTTTAAGATAGTAAGTTGAGTGTTTCTCCATTTTTCATGAAGGGGAAGTTCCGAATAACGGGATGGATTTTTTTTATAATGATAAGAGATCTTTTTAATGGCTTCTTCTGAATTTCCTTTGCATACACTTCCGGATTTTTTTAAAGAACGAAGTCCGTCCCAAACAGGAATTATGGTCTCTTCTTCTTTTGAAAACGATCCGGGAAAAATTTGCCTACAATCCTGTAAAAGATAACAAAGCAGGATAGGGATCATTAGCCTAGAAAGTTTGGAACCAAAAGAAATCATAAGAACAAGGACAGAATTTTACTTGAGGGGTCCGCTTACAACACTTATAGTCCGCCACGCGGGCTTCAGGAGCGAAGCGACTATCATCCGGATGAACACCATTCAGTCGGCGGTTGTTTGAGCGAACAGAACGTTCGTTAATAAAAATTCAATGGACCTGTGGGATCGGTGTCTAAAAAATAGGGCCGTAGAAACGATCTTCGATCCTTCGAAGGTTTTTAAACCAATCCAAAGGAAAAGGATTATGGCAGAAAAAGGCATTTCAAAAGACCTGATCGGCACAAAACTCGACTCCTACGAATTCGACGTAGAGAGAGGAAAGATAAAAGAGTTCTGTCTAGCGATCGGCGAAAGCAATCCGATATACTTCGATCTAGAAGCGGCAAAAAAAGCGGGATACGAGGACATTCCAGCTCCTCCTACATTTCCCACAGTGATCCAGTTTTGGGGATATCCTAAAATATGGAAAGATATGGAGAACATGGGGGTTGACACTTCCAGGATCCTACATCTAAAAGAAAAATATAATTATGTTAAAACTCTTTATCCTGGTAGAGTTTCTTCTCAGGGAGAATGTGTTAACGTAACCGTGGGTAAGATGGATACTATGACTTTCCGCACAACCATTCGTAATGCGAAAGGTGAAACTGTAATAGAAGCAGAGATGTCCATTTTCATCCGTAAACCGGAACAATAATAGGAGGATTAAGATGAGTAAGATTGAATTCGACAAGTACGAAGTAGGACAAGAACTCCCTCCTTTAAAAGTGGATACTATTACACATGCGCATCTGGTACGTTATGCGGGAGCGAGCGGTGACTTCAACCCGATCCATAACGATCCTGATTTCGCTCGTAAGACCGGATTAGACGGAACTATTGCTCATGGTATGTTTGTAATGGCTCAGATTGGAAGACTTTGCACTTCTTGGGCGGATCAAAAACAGATCAAAGAATTCGGGGTCACTTTCAAAGCTATGACCAAGCCTGGACAAAAACTAACTTGTTCCGGAAAGATCAAACGTAAGAAAGAAGAAAACGGAGAGAAAATTCTAACAGTTGCTGTAGAAGCTTCCGATGAATCTGGAGAAGTAAAAGCTTCCGGAGAATTAGTAGTTATCTGCTAATTTTTTTATTTCTTTAATTAAGAAAGCCTCCGGTTTCGGGGGCTTTTTTTATACCTACGCAGGATATTCGGGAGTTTCTCTGGATTCGATCGCGATGATCGTGATATCATCGTATCTTTGTTCGTCTCCTCTGGATCGTTCTTCCATTACTACTAATTCTTCTAATAGTTTTTGGAGGCTTACGCTGGAAAGTGTACCTGCTCTGGATGCAATGGTCTCCACAGTGCTCCATCTATTTTCCTTTCTTCTGTTTTCTATAAGTCCATCAGAGAAAAGTAATAAACGGCTTCCTAATGGGAACTTATAGGTAGAAAATTCAATTTCTAAATCATCGAACAGACCTAATATAGGGCCTGTTTTATGAAGTAGTTCGAAATTACCGTCAGGAGAAAGTAATACCTGGTCCGGATGTCCCGCAGAAGCGTAGAGTACTTCTTTTTTTTCTAAATAGATATCAGCTACAAAACAAGGGAAGATACTTTCTAATGTATCGAACTTTCTTAAAAATCTTCCATTCAATTCTTTTAATACATGAGTAGGGCAGGGCAGTTTTTTTAATTCTTCATATTCCGTTTTTAGAGCCATGGTCATAAGGCTCGCCTGTACTCCATGTCCTACTGCATCGGCTAAAAGTACCCTTACTTGGCCAGGATTGATTTCTGAAATATCTAAGAAGTCTCCGCCTACTTTTTCCAGAGGTTTATAGACATAGTCGAAACGTATTCCTTTGATCTCTCTTTCTGGAGGAGTGAGGATTTTTCTTTGTACATTCTGGGCGATCTCTAGCTCTCTATTGATCTGTTGCAGAGTATCGTTTAGGGTTCTCGTCCTATCTTCTACCTTTTGAACCAACTTTTCTTTCATTTCAAAAAGTTCCAAGTTCATAGTTTGAAGATCTTCTGTGAGAAGTTTTGCTTCTTTATACTTGGAAGAACGATCCGAAGCAATCACCAAAGACTGCAGGAATACAAAGAGTACGAGCGCAATATGAGAAACTTGAAGAGAGGAAACTTTTAAGATATAAGTATAGAATAGATCAATTGCTACTCCTAAGAAGAG from Leptospira hartskeerlii includes the following:
- a CDS encoding FAS1-like dehydratase domain-containing protein, which produces MAEKGISKDLIGTKLDSYEFDVERGKIKEFCLAIGESNPIYFDLEAAKKAGYEDIPAPPTFPTVIQFWGYPKIWKDMENMGVDTSRILHLKEKYNYVKTLYPGRVSSQGECVNVTVGKMDTMTFRTTIRNAKGETVIEAEMSIFIRKPEQ
- a CDS encoding MaoC family dehydratase, encoding MSKIEFDKYEVGQELPPLKVDTITHAHLVRYAGASGDFNPIHNDPDFARKTGLDGTIAHGMFVMAQIGRLCTSWADQKQIKEFGVTFKAMTKPGQKLTCSGKIKRKKEENGEKILTVAVEASDESGEVKASGELVVIC